One Corythoichthys intestinalis isolate RoL2023-P3 chromosome 9, ASM3026506v1, whole genome shotgun sequence DNA window includes the following coding sequences:
- the LOC130922315 gene encoding ADP-ribosylation factor 3-like, translating to MEKLRNYLKNFLGNKEMNILMVGLESAGKTTILDKLKLGKIVTSTPASGFNVETVEDENISFTAWDVGGQDSKRPYWRQLFSNKQSIIFVVDSNDRELVNEAQQELNRLLNEDELKDAVLLVLANKQDMPNAMRGPEVTEMLALHNVRHCIWHIQPTCALSGDGLYEGLEWLANKVKNK from the exons ATGGAGAAATTGCGGAATTATTTGAAGAACTTCCTAGGAAATAAGGAGATGAACATACTGATGGTTGGCCTTGAATCAGCAGGGAAAACAACAATCCTCGACAAGCTCAAACTCGGGAAAATTGTCACTTCAACGCCGGCCAGTG GCTTTAATGTGGAGACAGTGGAGGATGAGAACATCAGTTTCACTGCGTGGGATGTGGGTGGCCAGGATAGCAAGCGTCCCTACTGGAGACAGCTCTTTTCCAACAAACAGA GTATAATCTTTGTGGTGGATAGCAATGACAGAGAGCTTGTCAATGAAGCGCAACAGGAGCTTAACAGACTGCTGAATGAGGATGAGCTGAAAGATGCTGTGCTCCTTGTGTTAGCCAATAAACAG GACATGCCGAATGCCATGCGTGGCCCCGAGGTCACAGAGATGTTGGCTTTACACAATGTGCGCCACTGTATCTGGCACATCCAACCCACCTGTGCTCTGAGTGGCGACGGCCTCTACGAGGGCCTTGAATGGCTGGCTAATAAAGTCAAGAACAAGTAG
- the LOC130921750 gene encoding ADP-ribosylation factor 3 yields the protein MGNIFGNLLKSLIGKKEMRILMVGLDAAGKTTILYKLKLGEIVTTIPTIGFNVETVEYKNISFTVWDVGGQDKIRPLWRHYFQNTQGLIFVVDSNDRERVNEAREELMRMLAEDELRDAVLLVFANKQDLPNAMNAAEITDKLGLHSLRHRNWYIQATCATSGDGLYEGLDWLANQLKNKK from the exons ATGGGGAACATTTTTGGGAATCTGTTGAAGAGCCTCataggaaagaaggagatgaggatCCTGATGGTGGGCCTTGACGCAGCAGGAAAAACTACAATCCTCTACAAGCTCAAACTGGGGGAAATAGTTACCACAATCCCAACCATTG GCTTCAATGTGGAGACAGTGGAGTACAAGAACATCAGCTTCACTGTGTGGGATGTGGGTGGGCAGGATAAGATCCGTCCCCTCTGGAGACACTACTTTCAAAACACACAGG GTTTAATCTTTGTGGTAGACAGCAATGACAGAGAGCGTGTCAACGAAGCGCGAGAAGAGCTGATGAGAATGCTGGCTGAGGATGAGCTGAGAGATGCCGTGCTCCTCGTGTTTGCCAATAAACAG GACTTGCCTAACGCCATGAATGCCGCCGAGATCACAGACAAATTAGGATTACACTCCCTGCGCCACCGTAACTGGTATATCCAGGCCACCTGTGCCACGAGCGGCGACGGCCTCTACGAGGGCCTCGATTGGCTGGCCAATCAACTCAAGAACAAGAAGTAG